One Aneurinibacillus migulanus genomic window, GAGGCTGCACGTTACAGCATATGGATTACGAAGCACAGTTGGCGTTTAAACGAAAGCTAGTCGAAGATAATCTCCGCCGTATCGGCAAGATTGAAGGTGTGCCGGTACATCCGACGCTTGGTATGAAAGACCCGTGGCGCTATCGTAATAAGGCGCAGGTGCCAATCGGCGAGGAAGAGGGCGGGCTCATTGGTGGATTCTATGCTCAGCGCTCCCATGAGATTATCGATATGGAAGCGTGTCTCATCCAGCATGAGAAAAGCGATGAGGTTGTTGCACGAGTCAAGGAGATTGCCAGCAAATACGGTATCCGTGCCTATAATGAAGAGACGCAACAGGGGCTGCTGCGGCATGTCGTCACTAAAGTTGGCTTTGCGACCGGACAGATTATGATTGTACTGATAACCAACGGAGACAAGCTACCACATAAGGAAGCACTCACGCAAGAGCTGGCGCAGGTGATCCCTGGTGTAGCCAGCATTGTACAGAATATCAATACGAGGAAGACCAACGTCATTTTTGGTGATACGACCCGTGTGTTATGGGGCGAAGAATATATTTATGATACAATCGGCGCGGTAAAGTTTGCGATATCTGCTCGCTCGTTCTATCAGGTAAATCCTGTGCAGACCGAGCTTCTGTACGGTAAAGCCCTGGAATATGCAGCACTGACGGGCGATGAGAATGTTATCGATGCGTATTGTGGAATTGGAACAATCTCATTATTTCTGGCGCAGAAGGCCAGACAGGTATTCGGCGTGGAGATTGTGCCGGATGCGATAGAGGACGCGAAGCGGAATGCTCGTCTGAACGATATGGATAATGTCACATTTGCAGTTGGAGAGGCTGAGACCGTCATTCCGCAATGGTATGAAGAAGGAAATGCTGCTGATGTCATCGTTGTGGACCCGCCGCGTAAAGGCTGTGATGAACGGTTACTGGATACTATTGCAGCTATGAAGCCCGAGCGCGTAGTATATGTGTCATGCAACCCGGCCACTCTGGCGCGCGATCTGCGTATTCTGGAAGATGGAGGATATAGAACTGTTGAGGTGCAGCCAGTGGACATGTTCCCTCATACGAATCATGTGGAGAGCGTCGCCTGGCTTAAACGCATATAAAGCGTATGAAACCCTTGTGTATCAAGGGTTTTTCTTATTCCCTTATTTTGTGGAAAGGGACGAAAAAGCGCTTTTGACCACTTTTTGACTACATCGAGTTTTTTACATGGATTTTTGGTGCTCATTCATAGCCTGTTCAAATCGTGAAGTAGCATCTTTTTGCATATCGTGTGTTACGTTACTGTATATATTCATTGTCATCTGAATATTATACCAAGTGTAATTTATATAGCAGGATAAATTTACAAAATATACCGGACACTATATACTTTTCCTAAGTTAAATACAGGAGGTTAATAGTGTCCTTATTTGTATTTGCTATATTTATTTTGCTACTGAATATTACGGTTTTTAAACTATCCAAAGGTATTAGTGGAAACATACTATTATCTAGTGTAATCGTATTTTTGCTCGTTCCATTTGTTTTTAGGCTCTCTTCTCAATGGATACTCAAAACAGACCCTAATGCAGGTGTAGGTGCAGGTTTTGCCGGAGCCATTTTTGGATTTGTAACGCTTGCTAATGCTATTGTAATTTTTATTATTGGGCTTTTTACAAAGAAAACAGACTGATAAGCCAAAAATTATAGTAAATTAATAAAAACGCTAAGAACAACAAGTTCAAGCACTCTTAGATGAGAGTGTTTTTTATTTTGGAAGATTATTTCGTAATATTAGGTGGTGATGTAATATATAGGGAAAAGGGGTTGGAGTAGATGTGAGAATAATATACAATACTAGAAGCTAAAATTTACGGATTTTTCATATAGGGTGGGGCGATGTTGAGAAAATATTTATATGTAGGAATTTTACTTGGAACTATCGTGCTAGCAGGGGGTAGTGTAAATGAGGAAACAGAAGGACTGGTAAAGGAAGAGATGAAGGGGGTTTTAACTGACGGACAAGCAATAGAAGTTGATCCTTTATCTGATACTGATAAAGGTGAAGGGGGATCGGTAGCTTCTTTAGAATTGACTCAAAAAGAAAAAGAAGATTATTACAAGCAATATATTGAAATTGTGGAACAAGTGATGCAGAAGAAAATGGGCATTAATATTAAAGTGCCACCAATGGAGCAGTTTCAATCAAAAGATTGGATTGAACCAAAAGCATATGAAACGATGGTCCAAAATATGGTAGATAGATATTTGACAGTTGAACGTGAAACATTAAATGCTGTATCGCCAACTACTAATAAAGTAGTTACGAATTTAAATGGAGAAACGACAACAACAGCATACATTTATATTCCTGATATTACTTGTGAAATTGAGGTTACAGGTAAATTTGAAACGCAATACAACGCATACCATGACCGTCAACTGTTTAAATTAGAAAACATTTCAACCCAAGCAGCAAGTTCTGTTGGCACGTGGGAGCAAACATCTTATGAGGCTTCTTTAATAGATGGTGGTCTAACATATAGCATTCGCATTGAAGGTATTTATAGTTTAAATGGTTTATCCTTGGAGAAAGCGTTCACTATAGAGTTTCATTGTAATGAATTCGGTAAAATATATTAATAAAATATTTTCAAATATCACATTCTTATTAACAATGTTATGCTCTTACTTTATACACTCTTATACATTTCATTTTAAAAATAGATGTTTTTCGACATCCTGAGAATAAAGCCTCCCGAATGATGGGAGGCTTTATTCATTGAGGTATAATACAATTCTCTGCTCTGTCCCATTATCTGATACAGGCCAGAATAATTGAATCCAATTAATCTTATCTGCATTTCCTTTTTCTAATTGGAAATAAAGAATACCTTCTTTTGTAACACCTTTATTGATTTCGCCGCCGATATTTTCACTTTTAAATGTAGGGCTTTCTATTTTTTCGCCTGTACTTGTTATTAATTGAGCTTGGTCAGGATATGTAGTGAATTTACCTTGAGTAGTGTTATGTAGTTTGAACTTTACATTTACTACAGAAGCTAATTTCCCATCCTTCAAAGGGTATTTATCGGTTAAAGCTACGTGTACAACCTCTGTTTTTAGTCCGTCATGGTTATCCTCCCAATTAGCGCCTTTATAATATGTATAAATCTTATCATTAGAATAAGTAGTAACGTTGCCTACGGTTGTTTCGATAACACCATTAGGCAAGGTAGTCACTGTTTTGTTATCTTCATTTTTTGCACTTGGTTCTGAACTAGGTTTCTCATGCTTGATAGATGCTTGTTTGGGTTGTTCGTTAGTTTTTTGTGTTATAGGTTCTTCACCACAAGCCGAAAGAAAAAGGAGTGCAGTTGTTACTCCTATTAATGCAATCTTTTTCATATGAAATACTCCTTTTTATATAAATAAATTATA contains:
- the rlmD gene encoding 23S rRNA (uracil(1939)-C(5))-methyltransferase RlmD — protein: MGNISRKRKHAVASAVSNLPLAKNETVELIIEDLSHEGNGVGRYEGYTLFVPGALPGERILAKATKLKKQFGYARLMEIVEVAASRTKPLCPVYRRCGGCTLQHMDYEAQLAFKRKLVEDNLRRIGKIEGVPVHPTLGMKDPWRYRNKAQVPIGEEEGGLIGGFYAQRSHEIIDMEACLIQHEKSDEVVARVKEIASKYGIRAYNEETQQGLLRHVVTKVGFATGQIMIVLITNGDKLPHKEALTQELAQVIPGVASIVQNINTRKTNVIFGDTTRVLWGEEYIYDTIGAVKFAISARSFYQVNPVQTELLYGKALEYAALTGDENVIDAYCGIGTISLFLAQKARQVFGVEIVPDAIEDAKRNARLNDMDNVTFAVGEAETVIPQWYEEGNAADVIVVDPPRKGCDERLLDTIAAMKPERVVYVSCNPATLARDLRILEDGGYRTVEVQPVDMFPHTNHVESVAWLKRI